In Candidatus Kapaibacterium sp., one genomic interval encodes:
- a CDS encoding cupin domain-containing protein has product MNSIENIFSNLPQSTDEIIEILVRSPNVRIERIISSCNNSPDGFWYDQDENEWVILLQGSAKIEFEDEMIDLKTGDYLLIPSHKKHRVAETSPTEKTIWLAVFY; this is encoded by the coding sequence ATGAATAGCATTGAAAATATATTTTCAAATTTACCCCAATCAACGGACGAGATAATCGAAATACTCGTCCGTTCTCCGAATGTCAGAATCGAACGAATTATTTCAAGCTGCAACAACTCGCCTGATGGATTTTGGTATGACCAAGACGAAAATGAATGGGTGATTTTGCTTCAAGGCTCGGCAAAAATCGAATTTGAAGACGAGATGATTGATTTGAAAACCGGAGATTATTTATTAATTCCATCCCACAAAAAGCATCGTGTAGCCGAAACTTCCCCAACGGAAAAAACTATTTGGCTTGCAGTGTTTTATTAA
- a CDS encoding DUF1800 domain-containing protein, whose translation MKRRDFLSGFVGNATVASKRSEQFLEEPSGGLEKYEGIWSRAEAAHLAKRTLFGYNKSDLDTLSAMSMEDAVAKLLEPAPEPDLPKYPFKDESGIAYGETWINTGYDPMFDGNKLQSLLSWWVGNMLAQNLSITEKLMLFWHNHYVTESLIVSDSKIMYKYLELIRKNSLGNIQTFTEEMTISPAMLLYLNGDTNILGSPNENYARELFELFTIGKGPNIAPGDYTTYTEEDVLEASRVLTGWRANKANAIAFFLPKRHDAGIKKFSKAFDFAEISNEGANEYKTLISMIFAKFETALNLTRAIYKWFVYYEISEETEKNVIQPLAKLLIENNYEIKPVLKALFESAHFYDMQNRAVMIKNPFDFLIGMYKNFDTEFPDIQDYEKRHTHLFNFGFYQAFVQGMFLSNPPSVAGWPAYHQEPSFYRSWASSVSIQYRTFLSDVFILNGLKQAEFTLQADLFKVVANFSQPEKHLELIKDALNFLLPDVLAENIIQNQSMMDYFSEVVLQTNPDYEWTSFWLYMVDNPDNKEVKNAILYRLKLLFRSILSSADYHLM comes from the coding sequence ATGAAAAGAAGGGACTTTTTATCCGGTTTTGTAGGAAACGCTACAGTTGCAAGCAAGCGTTCTGAACAATTTCTCGAAGAACCCAGCGGCGGTTTAGAAAAGTATGAAGGAATTTGGAGCCGAGCCGAAGCAGCGCATTTAGCGAAAAGAACACTTTTCGGATATAATAAGTCCGATTTGGACACTTTATCTGCTATGAGCATGGAGGATGCAGTTGCCAAATTATTAGAACCTGCTCCTGAACCCGACTTGCCAAAATATCCCTTTAAAGACGAATCCGGCATTGCTTATGGTGAAACATGGATAAACACAGGCTACGATCCCATGTTCGATGGAAATAAATTGCAGAGTTTACTTTCATGGTGGGTTGGGAATATGTTAGCCCAAAACCTTTCAATTACCGAGAAATTGATGTTGTTTTGGCATAACCATTATGTCACAGAATCTTTAATTGTATCTGATTCAAAAATCATGTACAAATATTTAGAATTAATTCGTAAAAATTCTCTCGGCAATATCCAAACTTTCACCGAAGAAATGACCATTAGTCCTGCGATGCTGCTATATTTGAACGGAGATACAAACATATTGGGCAGTCCGAATGAAAATTATGCCCGAGAGTTGTTCGAATTATTTACAATCGGCAAGGGACCAAATATTGCTCCGGGTGATTACACAACTTATACTGAGGAAGATGTCCTCGAAGCCTCCCGTGTACTAACAGGTTGGCGGGCAAACAAAGCCAATGCTATTGCTTTTTTCTTACCTAAGAGACATGACGCAGGAATCAAGAAATTTTCTAAAGCATTTGATTTCGCAGAGATTAGCAATGAAGGAGCGAATGAATATAAGACCTTAATCTCGATGATTTTTGCCAAATTTGAAACAGCTCTGAATTTAACTCGAGCAATCTACAAATGGTTCGTTTATTATGAAATTTCAGAAGAAACTGAAAAAAATGTTATCCAACCATTAGCTAAGCTACTAATCGAAAATAACTATGAAATCAAACCCGTTTTGAAAGCTCTATTTGAAAGTGCACATTTTTACGATATGCAAAATAGAGCAGTAATGATTAAAAATCCTTTTGATTTTCTTATTGGTATGTATAAAAATTTCGATACTGAATTTCCTGATATTCAAGACTATGAAAAGCGCCACACGCATTTATTCAATTTTGGATTTTATCAAGCTTTTGTCCAAGGAATGTTCCTCAGTAATCCGCCGAGTGTTGCCGGATGGCCCGCATATCATCAAGAACCATCATTCTATAGGTCGTGGGCGAGTTCAGTTTCAATTCAGTATCGAACCTTTTTAAGTGATGTTTTTATTTTAAATGGTTTGAAACAAGCAGAATTCACTCTTCAAGCAGATTTATTTAAAGTGGTAGCAAATTTCAGCCAACCCGAAAAACATCTCGAACTAATTAAAGACGCTCTTAATTTCCTTCTGCCTGATGTATTGGCTGAGAATATAATTCAAAATCAAAGTATGATGGATTACTTCTCCGAAGTAGTTTTGCAGACTAATCCCGATTATGAATGGACTTCCTTTTGGTTGTATATGGTTGATAATCCGGATAACAAGGAAGTTAAGAATGCAATTTTGTATCGGCTCAAATTATTATTTAGAAGTATTTTATCATCAGCTGATTATCATTTAATGTAG
- a CDS encoding DUF1501 domain-containing protein produces MKRRDFIKTSLAASTLPIMINGMPVNLMSSPFNELMGFLGQENDRILVLINLVGGNDGLNTVIPIDRYDLLSKFRGQVIIPEKDVLKINDVVGLHPSLQGLKNLHDDAKLEIVQSVGYPNPNFSHFRSTDIWTSASDSDKVVTTGWLGRYLSEYHPDFPANYPNQDFTDPLSITIGGVVSETCQGHVASMGMALTPNGQFYDLNDIPYDSELDIRAGLELKYIKSIISQTNNYAETLKGALEKSTNLAEYPDAAQNQLSEQLKTVARLIAGGLKTKVYVVSLGGFDTHSDQVLSGNPLFGLHATLLQSVAEAVGAFQQDLKLHGLEDRVVGMTFSEFGRRILANASFGTDHGTSAPMFLFGSMVNPVIHGSNPYIPDEVTVRDNLDYQFDFRSVYYSLLMDWFEVPQDKLEKIMLGKFDYMQLIRSSSSVGESNLPQAHLSVYPNPVVNRAFINHTFDGTSAAKCSILDYTGRLLFESNINIINGNAIELDLSQFPSGTYIVKISNGKKFGTIKLMKI; encoded by the coding sequence ATGAAAAGAAGAGATTTCATCAAAACGAGTTTGGCAGCTTCTACTTTACCTATTATGATAAATGGGATGCCTGTTAATTTGATGTCGAGCCCATTTAATGAATTAATGGGATTTTTAGGGCAAGAAAATGACCGAATATTGGTTTTGATTAACCTTGTGGGTGGTAATGATGGGCTTAATACCGTAATCCCTATTGATAGATACGACTTACTTTCCAAATTTAGAGGACAAGTAATTATTCCCGAAAAAGATGTTCTCAAAATTAATGACGTAGTAGGCTTGCACCCATCTTTGCAGGGCTTGAAGAATTTACATGATGACGCCAAATTGGAGATTGTTCAATCAGTTGGCTATCCTAACCCCAATTTTTCACATTTTCGCTCTACAGATATTTGGACTTCGGCATCGGATTCGGATAAAGTTGTAACAACAGGATGGCTTGGGCGTTATCTTTCGGAATATCATCCCGATTTCCCGGCTAATTACCCAAATCAAGATTTCACCGACCCATTGTCAATTACAATTGGCGGTGTGGTTTCGGAGACTTGCCAAGGGCACGTCGCTTCCATGGGAATGGCATTAACTCCAAATGGGCAATTCTACGATTTGAATGACATTCCTTATGATAGTGAACTTGATATTCGCGCCGGATTGGAATTGAAATATATCAAATCTATTATCAGCCAAACCAACAACTATGCAGAAACGCTCAAAGGTGCTTTGGAAAAATCAACAAATTTGGCAGAGTATCCCGACGCTGCACAAAATCAATTATCTGAACAGCTCAAAACAGTTGCCAGACTTATCGCCGGTGGTCTGAAAACTAAAGTTTATGTTGTAAGTTTGGGCGGTTTTGATACTCACTCAGACCAAGTCCTGAGTGGAAATCCTCTTTTTGGTCTTCATGCTACTTTATTGCAAAGTGTTGCTGAAGCAGTAGGTGCATTCCAGCAAGATTTGAAACTTCATGGCTTAGAAGATAGAGTAGTTGGCATGACATTTTCCGAGTTCGGCAGACGAATTCTTGCGAATGCAAGTTTTGGAACTGACCATGGAACGTCGGCGCCAATGTTTTTGTTCGGTTCGATGGTCAATCCCGTTATACACGGAAGTAATCCATATATACCGGATGAAGTTACCGTCCGAGATAATCTGGATTATCAATTTGATTTCAGGTCTGTGTATTATTCGTTGCTTATGGATTGGTTTGAAGTTCCGCAAGATAAATTGGAAAAAATCATGCTCGGCAAATTTGATTATATGCAACTAATCAGGTCTTCATCGAGTGTTGGGGAATCGAATTTGCCACAAGCCCATTTATCGGTTTATCCAAATCCGGTCGTCAACAGAGCCTTCATCAATCATACTTTCGACGGTACAAGTGCCGCAAAATGCAGCATTTTGGATTATACAGGCAGATTACTTTTTGAATCGAATATAAATATAATTAACGGAAATGCTATTGAGTTAGATTTATCGCAATTCCCAAGTGGAACATACATTGTCAAAATTTCAAATGGTAAAAAATTTGGAACTATTAAATTGATGAAAATTTAA
- a CDS encoding riboflavin synthase — translation MFTGLIEEIGTIDSVKNIGGGKHFIIAAKKIMDDLKIDDSVSINGVCQTVVSLTDKTFEVTAVEETLRKSTLGHFKNGDKVNLERAAAVGDRLGGHIVQGHVDCVAYIKSIEKEQTGILVWVEYPREYYKYVVIHGSIAIEGVSLTVARENNSAFMVSVIPHTWDVTTLRTLKPGQKINIEFDILGKYIEKMMKREGNYTPSGLEKFIDQPDW, via the coding sequence ATGTTTACAGGATTAATCGAAGAAATCGGAACTATAGATTCGGTCAAAAACATTGGCGGCGGCAAGCATTTCATAATTGCTGCCAAGAAAATTATGGACGATTTGAAAATTGATGACTCAGTTTCAATCAATGGAGTTTGCCAAACTGTAGTTTCTCTGACCGATAAAACATTTGAAGTAACAGCAGTCGAAGAAACTTTGCGAAAGTCAACTTTGGGACATTTCAAAAATGGCGACAAAGTCAATTTGGAGCGTGCTGCCGCTGTCGGCGACAGGCTCGGAGGGCATATAGTCCAAGGGCATGTGGATTGTGTTGCATATATCAAATCCATCGAAAAAGAGCAAACCGGAATTCTCGTCTGGGTCGAATATCCCCGAGAGTATTATAAATACGTCGTAATTCACGGCTCGATAGCGATTGAAGGTGTAAGTCTGACAGTTGCGAGAGAGAACAATTCCGCTTTTATGGTTTCCGTTATCCCGCATACATGGGATGTTACTACATTGCGAACTTTGAAACCCGGTCAAAAAATTAACATAGAATTCGATATTTTGGGTAAATATATCGAAAAAATGATGAAACGCGAAGGAAACTACACCCCGAGCGGATTAGAAAAATTCATTGACCAACCGGATTGGTAA
- the rnr gene encoding ribonuclease R — MKREKLTTQLLDLILNSEVPLRLLDISKSLGIKSDTEDYAILQSSLEHLIGTGVIEKTAKRRYIFKQNDSDSTITGTIRIENDKGVIETQLSFAPKVSIQTRNLNTALHGDTVVVQLHAQKKGKKARGEVTKIIERNKTAIVGTIDYNGYYYFLIPDEAHYYVDFLIPETKLKGAKLGDKVKTSLLHWDDPLQSPTAEVKEIIGKSGVPVVEFDSIIREFELPTEFPDGVMKELAAVVPDIKRKPPGRMDLRNKLIITIDPFDAKDFDDALSLDMLPNGNYKLGVHIADVSHYVPENSETDIEARYRGNSVYLVDRVVPMLPELLSNEICSLNPNVPRLTFSVFMEIDMKGNVVDYEIAESIIKSKRRYNYDEVLDIIESKNGDNAQLILLLHDLAERLKYNRFRNGGINFDTTEFKFILDENKQPVEVLLKKTTKATSLVEECMLLANQTVTLHIKKLRKEYYMELPFLYRVHEEPDPKRITEVLEFIASLGHKTKKKKITSSDINKILESFDGKPEERVVNQVLIRSMAKAIYTDKNVGHYGLGFTDYSHFTSPIRRYPDLIVHRLLKEYAKGKPSPDRLVFLKMFVKDCGFHTSSTERTAMEAERASIKLTHAVMSEKHIGSSFNGTITGVTGFGLFVQMDDIWAEGLLHIRDINDDYYVFEEARYRLVGKRTKKIFGLGMRVRVKIIKVNINKRNIDLAYVDSIE; from the coding sequence ATGAAACGCGAAAAATTAACAACTCAACTTCTCGATTTGATTCTAAATTCTGAAGTTCCATTGAGGCTTTTGGATATTTCAAAATCACTCGGTATCAAATCTGATACTGAAGATTATGCTATATTGCAAAGTTCTCTCGAGCATCTTATCGGAACAGGTGTAATCGAAAAGACCGCTAAACGCAGATATATTTTCAAGCAAAATGATTCCGACTCGACGATTACAGGTACCATTAGAATTGAAAATGATAAGGGAGTTATTGAGACACAACTATCATTTGCACCGAAAGTCAGCATTCAAACTCGAAATTTGAACACAGCGCTTCACGGCGATACAGTTGTAGTGCAACTTCATGCACAAAAAAAGGGCAAAAAAGCTCGCGGTGAAGTCACAAAAATTATCGAACGAAATAAAACAGCAATCGTCGGAACGATAGATTATAACGGCTACTACTACTTCCTCATACCTGACGAAGCACATTATTATGTTGATTTTCTGATTCCGGAAACAAAACTCAAAGGTGCAAAACTCGGCGATAAAGTCAAAACAAGCCTTTTGCATTGGGATGACCCACTTCAGTCTCCAACCGCCGAAGTAAAAGAAATCATCGGCAAATCGGGCGTTCCGGTTGTAGAATTTGATTCTATAATTCGCGAATTTGAATTGCCCACGGAATTTCCCGATGGCGTAATGAAAGAACTTGCGGCTGTAGTCCCGGATATTAAACGAAAACCACCCGGCAGAATGGATTTGCGAAATAAGCTGATTATAACAATTGACCCATTCGATGCAAAAGATTTTGACGACGCATTGTCATTAGATATGCTCCCAAACGGCAACTACAAGCTTGGAGTGCATATTGCCGACGTTAGCCATTATGTCCCGGAAAATAGCGAAACTGATATTGAAGCACGTTATCGCGGCAATAGTGTTTATCTTGTGGATAGAGTGGTCCCTATGTTACCCGAATTATTATCGAATGAAATTTGCTCTCTGAATCCAAATGTCCCTCGCCTTACATTTTCGGTTTTTATGGAAATTGATATGAAGGGCAATGTAGTTGATTACGAAATTGCGGAATCAATTATCAAAAGCAAGAGACGCTACAACTACGATGAAGTATTGGATATTATCGAATCCAAAAATGGTGATAATGCACAATTGATATTGCTACTTCATGATTTAGCCGAAAGGCTCAAGTATAACAGGTTCCGTAACGGTGGAATCAATTTCGATACTACCGAATTCAAATTCATTCTCGACGAAAACAAGCAACCGGTCGAAGTTTTGCTCAAAAAGACAACAAAAGCGACTTCGCTTGTCGAGGAATGTATGCTACTGGCAAATCAAACAGTAACGCTGCATATCAAAAAATTGCGTAAAGAATATTACATGGAATTGCCGTTTTTGTACCGAGTTCATGAAGAACCGGACCCGAAACGAATCACCGAAGTTTTGGAATTCATAGCTTCTTTGGGTCACAAAACCAAAAAGAAGAAAATTACATCTTCGGATATCAATAAAATTCTGGAAAGTTTCGATGGCAAGCCCGAAGAACGAGTTGTGAACCAAGTTTTGATACGCTCTATGGCAAAAGCGATTTATACTGATAAAAATGTTGGTCACTACGGACTCGGATTTACGGATTATTCGCATTTCACATCACCTATTAGGCGTTATCCCGATTTAATCGTTCATAGGTTACTTAAGGAATATGCAAAAGGCAAACCGTCTCCCGACAGATTAGTTTTTCTGAAAATGTTTGTCAAAGATTGCGGATTTCATACTTCAAGCACCGAAAGAACCGCTATGGAAGCTGAACGCGCGTCAATCAAATTGACTCATGCCGTAATGTCCGAAAAGCATATCGGAAGTTCATTTAACGGTACAATAACGGGTGTCACCGGATTTGGATTATTTGTCCAAATGGATGATATATGGGCAGAAGGATTGCTTCATATTCGTGATATTAACGATGATTACTACGTTTTTGAAGAAGCGAGATATAGATTAGTCGGCAAGCGAACCAAAAAAATCTTTGGTCTCGGGATGAGAGTGAGAGTGAAAATTATCAAAGTCAATATCAATAAACGAAATATTGACCTTGCTTATGTTGATAGTATCGAATAG
- a CDS encoding GAF domain-containing protein: MSKRKSNFKEIISPIDVIPVIVVLIGLVIAIFFEDSAVRLIGVSVAVLGAVALFMLISQRNSDVVRNPFPKASEGHDFEVTTTKDYTGTRRTVENFEESFGKDDEFPMAEKAYMKFDSETDKTKEKSNRENSKVASKSYAADTRSSGFSYNESTSGMRIVGITKRTHTAVSTTPEEMAKNTELEEKILIKDKINSENTYTNIAEEIEHYDENEQIHQDENEQIHQDENEPEAKKTMTSEEYDELEEIYDVQDIEPIVEELAGPVETHEKVIEEQPKIPTNQEPKRFTEKKIDIPISVFTETDQILGDEPRKEFEYFLSRILIIIRSITDSRTALFLLADYDNNEFILEAFATNKPELLSGKKRIPISSDILSQILENAKPEILTDINPSAELDLIPYYNQYSQMMSFVGVPVFWGEHPVGVLCADSSSNDAYSSSTVAFLGHFTKLISALVKSYTQKYDLLQASKTLEAVNLFNYIATSSKDGTENLAEIIVDSVSRLFDYQTTGVIGFNSEKQIWELKAVKSAFNYSAGQEITFEDSIVGNTITSCKTSRHTAKDIRGVRHTKFEPKLESGEFISIPLRSATGVYGAMFVENVSPNNLSDFDITILEILGIHAGNAIERMHLMESLNSSQLLNNESGLLNPTAFYKRIEEEMDRSRDMNTDLTLCIFKIDRYAALDPEKHWDRYEFAQMMVIEKVKKYLKHYEKFGHIDESTYGVLFVAKESNQVKLIAERARAEIANTVLNVDGSKFSVTLSIGIAGLSSSDHDISSFINNAGSALNKALERTNNVHLFY; the protein is encoded by the coding sequence ATGAGCAAGAGAAAGTCCAATTTTAAGGAAATTATTTCGCCGATTGATGTAATACCTGTAATTGTAGTTCTAATCGGTTTGGTGATAGCAATTTTTTTCGAGGACAGTGCAGTGCGACTTATCGGCGTCAGTGTGGCAGTACTCGGTGCGGTAGCGTTATTCATGCTGATTTCGCAACGTAATTCTGATGTTGTCCGAAATCCATTTCCAAAAGCCTCAGAGGGACACGATTTTGAGGTAACTACAACAAAAGATTATACCGGTACTCGGCGTACGGTAGAAAATTTTGAGGAATCATTTGGCAAAGACGATGAATTCCCGATGGCTGAAAAAGCCTACATGAAATTCGATTCTGAAACTGATAAAACTAAAGAGAAATCAAATCGAGAGAACTCCAAAGTCGCATCAAAATCATATGCAGCTGATACTCGCTCTTCGGGATTTTCGTATAACGAAAGCACTTCCGGTATGCGTATTGTAGGTATTACAAAACGTACTCATACTGCGGTTTCGACAACTCCCGAAGAAATGGCAAAAAATACTGAATTAGAAGAAAAGATATTGATTAAAGACAAAATAAATTCTGAAAACACATATACAAATATTGCTGAAGAGATTGAACATTACGATGAAAATGAACAAATTCATCAAGATGAAAATGAACAAATTCATCAAGATGAAAATGAACCGGAAGCTAAAAAAACAATGACAAGTGAGGAGTACGATGAACTTGAGGAAATTTATGATGTTCAAGATATAGAGCCAATAGTTGAAGAGCTTGCCGGACCGGTTGAGACACATGAAAAAGTTATCGAAGAGCAACCCAAGATACCAACTAATCAAGAGCCGAAAAGATTCACAGAGAAGAAAATTGACATACCAATTTCGGTATTTACTGAAACAGACCAAATACTCGGGGATGAGCCTCGCAAAGAATTTGAATACTTTTTGTCTCGAATTTTAATAATAATACGCTCAATAACCGATTCGCGTACAGCTTTGTTTTTGCTTGCCGATTACGATAACAACGAATTTATTTTGGAAGCTTTTGCTACTAATAAACCGGAATTACTTTCAGGTAAAAAACGGATTCCGATTTCATCCGATATATTGAGCCAAATCTTGGAAAATGCAAAGCCTGAAATATTGACTGATATTAATCCATCTGCCGAACTTGATTTGATTCCTTATTACAACCAATATTCTCAGATGATGTCCTTTGTTGGTGTGCCTGTGTTTTGGGGCGAGCATCCTGTTGGTGTTCTTTGTGCCGATTCCTCTTCAAACGATGCTTACAGCTCGTCAACAGTTGCATTCTTGGGGCATTTTACCAAGCTAATTTCTGCACTTGTCAAAAGCTATACGCAAAAATATGATTTATTGCAAGCATCGAAAACCTTGGAAGCAGTCAATTTGTTCAATTATATTGCTACTTCGAGCAAAGACGGTACAGAAAATTTGGCTGAAATTATTGTTGATTCGGTATCGAGATTATTTGATTATCAAACCACAGGCGTAATAGGTTTCAATTCCGAAAAGCAAATTTGGGAACTTAAAGCAGTCAAATCGGCTTTCAACTATTCCGCAGGTCAGGAAATAACATTCGAAGATTCAATCGTGGGCAATACAATTACCTCTTGCAAAACTTCCAGACATACTGCAAAAGATATTCGCGGTGTCAGGCATACAAAGTTTGAACCAAAATTGGAATCGGGCGAATTTATCAGTATTCCGCTTCGTTCAGCAACCGGCGTCTATGGAGCAATGTTTGTTGAAAATGTGTCACCTAACAATTTATCAGATTTCGATATAACTATCTTGGAAATTTTGGGGATTCATGCCGGAAATGCTATCGAACGAATGCACCTAATGGAAAGCCTGAATAGTTCGCAACTGCTAAACAATGAATCAGGTTTGCTCAACCCTACGGCGTTTTATAAGCGAATTGAAGAAGAAATGGACAGAAGCCGAGATATGAACACAGATTTGACATTATGTATATTTAAAATTGACCGATATGCAGCGCTCGACCCCGAAAAACATTGGGACCGCTACGAATTCGCTCAAATGATGGTAATTGAAAAAGTGAAGAAATATCTCAAACATTATGAAAAATTCGGACATATTGATGAGTCAACTTATGGTGTACTTTTCGTTGCCAAAGAATCAAATCAAGTCAAATTAATTGCTGAACGTGCCAGAGCAGAAATCGCAAACACGGTATTGAACGTTGACGGAAGCAAATTTAGCGTTACTTTAAGCATAGGTATTGCAGGGCTATCAAGCTCCGACCACGATATATCATCGTTTATCAATAACGCAGGTAGTGCATTAAACAAAGCTCTCGAACGTACTAATAATGTGCACTTGTTTTACTAA
- a CDS encoding NUDIX hydrolase has translation MKFDTIKQEIIHANPYWVYRKNEYRMPNNEVGDYFFIETPGSVFVIPRLKDGNFVLVKQFRYLNSRFSIEFPGGGIKSANSIEDNAKCELKEEAGLIAGSIKKIGEFNPLNGVTNEICHVFFAEELSFEDNQPDAGEEFSILKFNEIEIDSLIKSGELWDGMTLAAWSLYKLCIKGV, from the coding sequence ATGAAATTTGATACGATAAAGCAAGAAATAATCCACGCAAACCCATATTGGGTTTATCGGAAAAATGAATACCGAATGCCAAATAACGAAGTCGGCGATTACTTTTTTATTGAAACACCCGGCTCTGTATTTGTAATTCCACGATTAAAGGATGGGAATTTTGTCCTTGTCAAGCAATTTCGTTATCTAAACAGCAGATTCAGCATAGAATTCCCTGGTGGTGGAATCAAATCAGCCAACAGTATTGAAGATAATGCCAAATGTGAACTAAAGGAAGAAGCCGGATTAATCGCAGGTTCGATTAAAAAAATTGGCGAGTTTAATCCTTTAAATGGGGTGACAAACGAAATTTGTCATGTGTTTTTTGCTGAAGAGTTGAGTTTTGAAGATAATCAACCGGATGCCGGAGAGGAATTCTCGATTTTGAAATTTAACGAAATTGAGATTGATTCGTTAATCAAGAGTGGCGAGTTGTGGGATGGAATGACACTTGCTGCATGGAGTTTATATAAATTGTGTATCAAAGGAGTTTAG
- the ndk gene encoding nucleoside-diphosphate kinase, which produces MSNKTLAIIKPDATAKNVSGEIIAAIQQAGFRILGMKLTKISPEVAGEFYAVHKERPFYGELIDYMTSGTIVPLALEKDNAVESFRTLIGATDPKKAEAGTIRARFGTGIEANAIHGSDSDENALREIGFFFPESEIVAVNK; this is translated from the coding sequence ATGTCGAATAAAACTTTAGCAATTATCAAACCTGATGCAACCGCTAAAAATGTTAGTGGCGAAATCATAGCTGCTATACAACAAGCAGGATTCAGGATTTTGGGTATGAAACTTACAAAAATTAGCCCGGAAGTAGCCGGAGAATTTTACGCTGTTCACAAAGAAAGACCCTTTTACGGCGAACTAATTGACTATATGACAAGCGGAACAATCGTGCCACTTGCATTGGAAAAAGATAATGCAGTTGAATCATTTCGTACTTTAATCGGAGCTACAGACCCAAAGAAAGCTGAAGCCGGTACAATACGAGCAAGATTTGGGACAGGAATCGAAGCAAATGCAATTCATGGAAGCGATTCCGATGAAAATGCTTTACGCGAAATTGGATTTTTCTTCCCCGAAAGTGAAATAGTCGCTGTAAACAAATAG
- a CDS encoding YraN family protein has product MTDSTRSIGSKFEDIAANYLTEKGYTIIKRNFHFGKLGEIDIVAQIGKILVFVEVKARTSVEYGTIYDTVPLSKRKTIRKTAEGYLYVNKINDRECRLDFVGIDATVRPFEITHIENAF; this is encoded by the coding sequence ATGACTGATTCAACGCGCTCAATCGGCTCAAAATTTGAAGATATTGCGGCTAATTATTTGACCGAAAAAGGTTACACAATAATTAAGAGGAATTTTCATTTTGGGAAATTGGGCGAAATAGATATAGTTGCTCAAATTGGCAAAATACTTGTTTTCGTAGAAGTCAAAGCCCGAACATCAGTTGAATACGGTACAATTTACGATACTGTACCACTATCAAAGCGAAAAACGATTCGCAAAACAGCCGAAGGATATTTATATGTTAATAAAATAAACGATAGAGAGTGCAGGCTGGATTTTGTCGGTATTGATGCAACAGTTCGCCCATTTGAAATAACACATATTGAAAATGCTTTTTGA